A window of Gammaproteobacteria bacterium contains these coding sequences:
- the rsmG gene encoding 16S rRNA (guanine(527)-N(7))-methyltransferase RsmG has protein sequence MPEPLRNLQDKVLRLGLKELGLALPAETGRRLLDYVALLDKWNKTYNLTAVRDPVQMITHHILDSLAVRPFLKGPNILDIGTGAGLPGIPLALACPQHQFTLLDSNAKKTRFVLQAKGELGLDNVQVVHERVERYRPAQKFDTLLTRAFASLAEMLRLAGHLLTEDGEFLAMKGSYPKDELGQVISPFKVLEVCKLVVPGLDEQRHLVRIGKNVI, from the coding sequence ATGCCCGAGCCGCTGAGGAACCTGCAAGATAAGGTGTTGCGCCTGGGTCTGAAGGAGTTGGGGTTGGCACTGCCCGCTGAGACCGGGCGGCGCCTGCTGGACTACGTGGCGCTGCTCGACAAGTGGAACAAGACCTATAATCTCACCGCGGTGCGTGATCCTGTGCAAATGATTACGCACCATATTCTCGATAGTCTGGCGGTGCGGCCGTTTCTGAAGGGGCCGAACATCCTGGACATCGGCACCGGCGCCGGCCTGCCGGGGATTCCCTTGGCCCTCGCTTGCCCGCAGCATCAATTTACCTTGTTGGACAGCAATGCCAAAAAGACCCGCTTTGTGCTTCAGGCCAAGGGTGAGCTTGGGCTTGACAACGTGCAGGTGGTGCACGAGCGGGTAGAGAGGTACCGGCCGGCGCAAAAATTCGATACACTGCTTACACGCGCCTTTGCGAGCCTTGCCGAGATGTTGAGGCTTGCGGGGCATCTCTTGACGGAAGACGGCGAATTTCTGGCCATGAAAGGCAGCTACCCCAAAGACGAGCTGGGACAGGTCATCTCACCCTTCAAGGTTCTGGAGGTCTGCAAGCTGGTGGTGCCCGGCCTGGACGAGCAACGTCATCTCGTGCGCATCGGTAAAAATGTAATTTAA
- the mnmG gene encoding tRNA uridine-5-carboxymethylaminomethyl(34) synthesis enzyme MnmG: MQYQNKFDVIIVGGGHAGTEAALASARMGARTLLLTQSIETLGQMSCNPSIGGIGKGHLVKEVDTLGGLMAHAADQAGIQFRILNASKGPAVRATRAQADRVLYRQVVRHALETQPNLSIFQQAVEDLIIEGERVTGVVTQMGVRFNAQCVVMTVGTFLAGRIHVGLSNYQGGRAGDPPANALASRMRDLPFRVGRLKTGTPPRIDGRTIDYSKLTPQPGDDPLPVFSFMGRAEDHPRQVSCHITHTNEKTHEIIRNGLDRSPMYTGVIEGVGPRYCPSIEDKIVRFADKTSHQIFVEPEGLTTHEVYPNGISTSLPFDVQMELVRSIKGFENAHLTRPGYAIEYDYFDPRDLQPSLETKIISNLFFAGQINGTTGYEEAAAQGIIAGINAALRVQDKAPWCPRRDEAYVGVLIDDLITRGTSEPYRMFTSRAEYRLLLREDNADLRLTPRGRELGVVDDARWRIFETKREAIEKEQQRLQTTWVRPESLSAGDAERVLGQAITREYNLLDLLRRPDVTYRSLMTLPGAGEALADDKAAEQVEIQAKYHGYIERQHDEIARQRRHEETALPSDFDYMNVRGLSREIQQKLNSHKPATLGQAGRISGVTPAALSLLLVHIKQYRAR; encoded by the coding sequence ATGCAGTACCAAAATAAATTCGATGTCATTATCGTCGGCGGCGGGCACGCCGGCACCGAAGCGGCTCTGGCGTCGGCGCGCATGGGTGCGCGCACGCTGTTGCTCACGCAGAGCATCGAGACGCTGGGCCAGATGAGTTGCAATCCGTCCATCGGCGGCATCGGCAAGGGGCATCTGGTGAAAGAGGTCGATACGCTCGGCGGCCTGATGGCGCACGCGGCGGATCAGGCCGGCATACAGTTTCGTATTTTGAATGCGAGCAAGGGTCCGGCGGTGCGCGCCACGCGCGCGCAGGCGGACCGTGTGCTGTACCGGCAGGTCGTGCGCCATGCGCTGGAGACGCAACCCAATCTTTCGATTTTTCAGCAGGCGGTGGAAGATTTAATTATCGAAGGCGAGCGCGTCACGGGTGTGGTCACCCAAATGGGCGTGCGTTTCAATGCGCAATGCGTCGTGATGACGGTGGGCACGTTTCTCGCCGGGCGGATTCATGTCGGGCTTTCCAATTATCAAGGCGGGCGCGCGGGCGACCCGCCCGCGAACGCGCTGGCGAGCCGCATGCGCGATTTGCCGTTTCGTGTGGGACGTTTGAAAACCGGCACGCCGCCGCGCATAGACGGGCGCACGATAGATTATTCAAAGCTCACGCCGCAGCCGGGGGACGATCCGCTGCCGGTGTTTTCCTTTATGGGGCGCGCCGAAGATCACCCGCGCCAAGTGTCCTGCCACATCACGCACACCAACGAAAAAACGCACGAGATCATTCGTAACGGTCTCGACCGCTCGCCCATGTACACCGGCGTGATCGAGGGCGTGGGGCCGCGTTACTGCCCGTCCATCGAAGACAAGATCGTGCGCTTTGCCGACAAGACTTCGCACCAGATTTTTGTCGAGCCAGAGGGGCTGACCACGCACGAAGTCTATCCCAACGGCATTTCAACGAGCCTGCCGTTCGACGTGCAGATGGAATTGGTGCGCTCCATCAAGGGTTTTGAAAACGCGCATCTCACGCGTCCCGGTTACGCGATTGAGTACGATTATTTCGATCCGCGCGATTTGCAGCCGTCGCTCGAAACCAAAATTATTAGTAATTTATTTTTCGCGGGCCAGATCAACGGCACCACCGGCTATGAAGAGGCCGCCGCGCAAGGCATCATCGCGGGCATCAACGCCGCGTTGCGCGTGCAGGATAAAGCCCCGTGGTGTCCGCGCCGCGACGAGGCCTATGTCGGCGTACTCATCGACGACCTCATCACACGCGGCACGAGTGAGCCTTATCGCATGTTCACCAGCCGCGCGGAGTATCGCTTGTTGCTGCGCGAGGATAACGCCGACCTGCGGTTGACGCCCAGGGGGCGCGAACTCGGTGTGGTGGATGACGCGCGCTGGCGCATATTTGAAACCAAACGCGAGGCGATAGAAAAAGAGCAGCAACGCCTGCAGACGACTTGGGTGCGGCCGGAATCGTTATCTGCCGGCGATGCCGAGCGCGTGCTCGGCCAGGCGATAACGCGCGAATATAATCTGCTGGATTTGCTGCGCCGTCCGGATGTCACTTATCGCTCCTTGATGACGTTGCCGGGCGCAGGCGAGGCGCTGGCGGACGACAAGGCCGCCGAACAGGTGGAGATACAGGCAAAATACCACGGCTACATCGAGCGCCAGCACGATGAAATCGCACGTCAGCGCAGGCACGAAGAAACCGCGTTGCCGTCGGATTTCGATTATATGAACGTGCGCGGGTTGTCCAGGGAAATCCAGCAAAAACTGAACAGCCACAAGCCAGCCACGCTGGGCCAGGCGGGCCGTATTTCCGGGGTTACGCCCGCAGCCCTTTCGTTGTTGCTGGTACACATCAAACAGTATCGCGCACGGTAA
- a CDS encoding DUF433 domain-containing protein, translating to MTSLLTRITVDPEKCGGRPIIRGMRIRVVDVLDLFAAGLSAEQILKEMPDLEVDDLKAALLYAARRIDHPVIAA from the coding sequence ATGACAAGTTTACTGACGAGAATCACAGTTGATCCGGAAAAATGCGGCGGACGGCCGATCATTCGGGGTATGCGTATCCGGGTGGTAGACGTTCTGGATTTATTCGCAGCAGGGCTGAGTGCCGAGCAAATACTGAAGGAAATGCCTGACTTGGAGGTGGATGACCTGAAAGCGGCGCTGCTCTATGCCGCAAGGAGAATTGATCATCCCGTAATTGCGGCATGA
- a CDS encoding nucleotidyltransferase domain-containing protein has product MTKTVKTYDAGAIGRGQVYVQAVRNLVLDELRDIQARVYLFGSWARGTPKRTSDVDIAVEPLEALPPGALARLRERME; this is encoded by the coding sequence ATGACCAAGACTGTAAAAACGTATGATGCCGGCGCCATAGGGCGCGGACAGGTTTACGTGCAGGCGGTGCGTAATTTGGTGCTTGATGAGTTGCGTGACATACAAGCGCGCGTTTATCTTTTCGGTTCATGGGCGCGGGGCACGCCGAAACGCACTTCTGATGTGGATATCGCCGTGGAGCCGCTCGAAGCCCTACCACCTGGTGCATTGGCGCGCTTGCGTGAAAGGATGGAATAA
- a CDS encoding DUF5615 family PIN-like protein — MIIWVDAQLSPALPSWMREQFSVEANALRDLGLRDASDERIFFAAREASAVVMTKDAGFVRLFEQHGAPPQIIWITCGNTSNAYLQQVFIKALPAALKLLTSGESLVEISNT, encoded by the coding sequence ATGATTATCTGGGTGGACGCCCAGCTTTCTCCCGCCCTACCCTCCTGGATGAGAGAGCAGTTTTCAGTTGAGGCCAACGCCTTACGAGACTTAGGGCTTCGAGATGCAAGTGATGAACGGATATTTTTTGCTGCGAGGGAAGCATCCGCAGTGGTAATGACCAAAGACGCCGGTTTTGTGCGCTTGTTTGAGCAACATGGGGCACCACCACAGATTATTTGGATCACCTGTGGCAATACCTCGAATGCTTATCTCCAACAGGTTTTTATCAAGGCTCTCCCAGCGGCATTAAAGCTTTTAACATCCGGGGAAAGTCTAGTGGAAATTAGCAATACCTGA